From the Ruminiclostridium josui JCM 17888 genome, one window contains:
- a CDS encoding TlyA family RNA methyltransferase produces the protein MEKERLDVLLVNKGFFSSREKCKSAIMAGLVWIDGIREDKPGTKVPVECEVEIKENINPYVSRGGLKLAKAISAFNINLTDKTCLDIGASTGGFTDCMLKNGATKVVAVDVGYGQLAWELRNDPRVVCMERTNVRYVKPEDIGFLSDFASIDVSFISLTKVLPAVLALLKDNAELVCLIKPQFEAGREKVGKHGVVRDSAVHKEVIFNIINFAIASKLFIKELSFSPIKGPEGNIEYLLYTTKKENQDSKDINELVESVVAEAHNTLVKS, from the coding sequence TTGGAAAAGGAAAGACTTGATGTACTACTTGTAAATAAAGGCTTCTTTTCAAGCCGTGAAAAATGCAAGAGTGCAATTATGGCTGGTCTTGTGTGGATTGATGGAATCAGAGAGGACAAGCCGGGAACAAAAGTCCCTGTTGAATGTGAGGTTGAAATAAAAGAAAATATTAATCCTTACGTTAGCAGGGGAGGATTAAAGCTTGCTAAAGCCATTAGTGCTTTTAATATAAATCTTACAGATAAGACATGTCTGGATATTGGCGCATCTACAGGGGGATTTACGGATTGTATGCTTAAAAACGGTGCAACAAAGGTAGTTGCTGTAGATGTTGGGTATGGTCAGCTGGCATGGGAGTTGAGAAATGACCCCAGAGTCGTATGTATGGAACGTACCAATGTCAGATATGTTAAGCCTGAGGATATCGGATTTTTATCTGATTTTGCATCAATAGATGTTTCCTTTATATCACTTACTAAGGTGCTGCCGGCAGTTTTGGCACTTTTAAAGGACAATGCGGAGTTGGTATGTCTTATAAAACCTCAGTTTGAGGCGGGGCGTGAAAAGGTTGGCAAGCACGGTGTTGTAAGAGACAGTGCTGTTCATAAAGAAGTTATATTTAATATAATTAATTTTGCTATTGCTAGTAAATTATTTATAAAAGAGTTATCCTTTTCACCCATTAAAGGGCCTGAAGGCAATATAGAGTATTTATTATATACGACAAAAAAAGAAAATCAGGATTCAAAAGATATTAATGAACTTGTAGAAAGTGTTGTTGCTGAAGCACACAACACACTGGTAAAAAGCTAA
- the dxs gene encoding 1-deoxy-D-xylulose-5-phosphate synthase, which translates to MGYLNGINSPEDVAKLEIEELKVLAEEIRTFLINKVSKTGGHLASNLGVVELTLSIHKNFNTNKDKIVWDVGHQSYVHKILTGRKEDFDTLRKFGGLAGFPKTCESVHDCFNTGHSSTSISAALGIARARDIKKENYSVMAIIGDGAMTGGMAYEALNDAGRLTSNFIVILNDNEMSIAQNVGGMSRYLSKLRTDPVYTKTKEDIDKFLDKMPNISKKARKAVRKLKGTVKYLITPGVFFEQLGYKYYGPVDGHSLDELNKSIQAAKKIKGPVLIHVCTQKGKGYSYAEESPDRFHGIAPFEIETGETYGKKLPDYSEVFGEAVLEAADINNRVVAISAAMAKGTGLSKFSEKYPQRFFDVGIAEQHAVTSAAGMAINGMVPVVAVYSSFLQRAYDQLIHDVAIQKLHVVLGVDRAGIVGEDGETHQGEFDISFLNHIPNFTIMAPADYYELKAMVDYAINKHNGPIAVRYPRGRGKDLIKQEMPIILGKGVVLEEGQHVCILAVGSMVETALQVSEKLKEQGISAGVVNARFIKPLDVELVKKCADKYQNLVTLEDNCVMGGFGSRVLDTLNTLNYKTRLLIKGLPEQFIPHGSREELMKKIRLDTDSVTNDIIDLLKNTAL; encoded by the coding sequence GTGGGGTATCTCAATGGTATAAACTCTCCTGAAGATGTAGCAAAATTGGAGATAGAAGAATTAAAGGTTCTTGCAGAAGAAATTAGAACGTTTCTTATAAATAAAGTTTCAAAGACTGGGGGGCATTTGGCTTCTAATCTGGGAGTTGTTGAACTGACACTTTCGATTCATAAAAACTTTAATACAAATAAGGACAAAATTGTTTGGGACGTAGGGCATCAATCTTATGTCCACAAGATATTGACAGGCCGAAAGGAAGATTTCGATACATTACGAAAATTTGGAGGCTTAGCCGGATTTCCAAAAACCTGTGAAAGTGTACACGATTGCTTTAACACTGGGCATAGCAGTACTTCTATTTCTGCAGCGCTGGGTATTGCCCGTGCAAGGGATATAAAAAAAGAAAACTACAGTGTAATGGCTATTATAGGCGATGGGGCAATGACTGGCGGAATGGCTTATGAAGCCTTAAATGATGCTGGGAGACTAACAAGTAATTTCATTGTAATACTTAATGACAATGAAATGTCTATAGCACAGAATGTTGGTGGAATGTCAAGATATTTAAGTAAACTGCGTACTGACCCAGTTTACACAAAAACTAAAGAAGATATAGATAAATTTCTTGACAAAATGCCTAATATTAGTAAAAAGGCTAGGAAGGCTGTCCGTAAATTAAAAGGTACTGTAAAATACCTGATTACGCCGGGAGTATTTTTTGAGCAATTAGGTTATAAGTATTACGGACCTGTAGATGGGCATAGCCTAGATGAGTTGAACAAATCAATTCAGGCAGCAAAGAAAATAAAAGGGCCTGTGCTGATTCATGTATGTACTCAAAAAGGGAAGGGCTATTCCTATGCGGAAGAAAGTCCTGACAGATTTCACGGAATAGCACCTTTTGAGATAGAGACAGGAGAAACGTACGGTAAGAAGCTACCGGATTATTCTGAAGTTTTTGGAGAAGCGGTTTTAGAAGCAGCTGATATAAATAACAGAGTGGTTGCCATATCAGCAGCAATGGCAAAAGGAACTGGGTTATCCAAATTCAGCGAAAAGTATCCCCAAAGGTTTTTTGACGTGGGTATAGCCGAACAGCATGCAGTTACATCAGCGGCCGGAATGGCCATTAACGGTATGGTCCCTGTTGTTGCAGTTTATTCATCATTTTTACAAAGGGCATATGATCAGCTTATACACGATGTAGCAATTCAGAAACTGCATGTAGTTTTAGGTGTTGACAGAGCTGGAATTGTAGGTGAGGATGGAGAAACTCATCAGGGAGAATTTGATATATCATTTTTGAATCACATACCTAATTTTACAATAATGGCTCCTGCCGATTATTATGAACTTAAAGCAATGGTTGATTATGCCATAAACAAACATAACGGACCTATAGCTGTCAGATATCCTAGAGGCAGAGGAAAGGATTTAATTAAACAGGAAATGCCTATAATACTAGGTAAAGGAGTAGTACTGGAAGAGGGACAGCATGTGTGTATACTCGCTGTTGGCAGTATGGTTGAGACAGCTTTACAAGTGTCTGAAAAGCTGAAAGAGCAAGGTATTAGTGCAGGAGTTGTCAACGCTAGGTTTATTAAGCCTTTGGATGTTGAATTGGTTAAGAAATGTGCAGATAAATATCAAAACCTTGTAACATTGGAGGATAATTGTGTAATGGGGGGATTCGGCAGCAGAGTACTTGATACCCTTAACACTCTTAATTATAAAACACGGTTACTAATAAAAGGTTTGCCGGAGCAGTTTATACCTCATGGTTCCAGAGAAGAACTTATGAAAAAAATCAGATTAGATACAGACTCTGTAACAAATGATATAATAGATTTGTTAAAAAATACCGCGTTATAA
- a CDS encoding Mg2+ and Co2+ transporter CorB, producing the protein MEDNLKHPADEKKVKFRANAVSSKKETRVWTLSITVITFFISIFMSFFSNETLGNATTVVSFLIVFVIIIISILFDLIGTAATAADEAPFHSMASRKLYGAKQAVMLIRNADKVSNFCNDVVGDICGVISGTAAAFIVYKFSGGGTDAQNSIFGLSITAMVASLTVGGKALGKSIALQNSNYIIYKVAVVIKFLFGKINFKKKKKWNNKKKRANKGTIKE; encoded by the coding sequence GTGGAAGATAATTTAAAACATCCAGCCGATGAAAAGAAAGTTAAATTCAGGGCTAATGCAGTTAGCTCTAAAAAAGAAACAAGAGTTTGGACATTATCAATAACGGTAATAACTTTTTTCATTTCAATTTTTATGTCTTTTTTTTCAAATGAAACATTAGGCAATGCTACCACAGTTGTTTCATTTCTTATTGTTTTTGTTATAATAATCATAAGTATATTATTTGACCTTATAGGTACAGCTGCAACAGCTGCGGATGAGGCACCATTTCATTCTATGGCATCAAGAAAGCTTTATGGTGCTAAACAGGCTGTTATGCTAATAAGAAATGCCGACAAGGTCTCAAATTTCTGCAACGATGTTGTTGGGGATATTTGCGGTGTAATAAGCGGTACGGCGGCTGCCTTTATTGTATACAAGTTTTCGGGAGGCGGTACGGATGCACAAAATTCTATTTTTGGACTTTCCATTACAGCAATGGTTGCATCCCTAACAGTTGGAGGAAAAGCACTGGGTAAATCCATAGCATTGCAAAACAGTAATTACATAATATACAAAGTAGCAGTAGTTATAAAATTTCTATTTGGAAAAATAAATTTTAAAAAGAAAAAGAAATGGAATAATAAAAAAAAACGCGCTAACAAAGGTACTATAAAGGAGTAA
- a CDS encoding polyprenyl synthetase family protein, whose translation MNFKEKNDIYVNIIEERLHNIIPEVNGYCLDIKEAMSYSLLAGGKRLRPLLALAVADLLDKPLQEVVNFGCAIEMIHTYSLIHDDLPAMDNDDFRRGKPTNHKVFGEAMAILAGDGLLNMAYEIMINDAVESKSIEKMRAAGIVAKYAGALGMVGGQVIDLQSEGKTIESERLKTMHKLKTGALIKAPVEAAAVICGAEKKEFELLSGYAANLGLAFQIKDDILDIEGTVENMGKNPGKDSSCNKSTYVTMYGIEESKKLLETVTQEGISCLEAFGNKAQFLKELALSLVVRDR comes from the coding sequence ATGAATTTTAAGGAAAAAAATGATATATATGTGAATATTATTGAAGAGAGGCTTCATAATATTATTCCAGAAGTTAACGGATACTGCCTTGATATAAAAGAAGCAATGTCATACAGTCTTTTAGCCGGAGGCAAGAGATTGAGACCTTTATTGGCACTTGCTGTTGCTGATTTGCTAGATAAGCCTCTTCAAGAGGTAGTTAATTTTGGCTGTGCAATTGAAATGATTCATACATACTCACTGATACACGATGATTTGCCGGCTATGGATAATGATGATTTCAGAAGGGGAAAGCCGACAAACCACAAGGTGTTTGGTGAAGCCATGGCAATACTTGCCGGAGATGGACTATTGAATATGGCTTATGAGATAATGATTAATGATGCAGTGGAGTCCAAGAGTATTGAAAAAATGCGGGCTGCCGGAATAGTTGCCAAATATGCAGGGGCATTAGGAATGGTAGGAGGTCAGGTAATTGATCTTCAATCAGAAGGAAAAACCATTGAAAGTGAAAGGCTAAAAACAATGCATAAACTAAAAACAGGTGCGTTGATAAAAGCTCCGGTGGAAGCTGCAGCAGTAATATGCGGTGCAGAGAAAAAGGAATTTGAGCTTCTGTCAGGATATGCAGCAAATTTAGGTTTAGCTTTTCAGATAAAGGACGATATACTTGACATAGAGGGAACCGTTGAAAATATGGGGAAGAATCCCGGAAAGGATTCTTCATGTAATAAATCAACTTATGTAACTATGTACGGTATTGAGGAGTCAAAAAAGCTCTTAGAAACGGTAACTCAAGAAGGCATTTCATGTTTAGAAGCATTCGGGAATAAGGCACAGTTTTTAAAAGAACTTGCATTATCACTGGTCGTAAGGGACAGATAA
- the xseB gene encoding exodeoxyribonuclease VII small subunit yields the protein MSKSVKIEKSFEEAMAELEQIVVKLEKGEATLEESITSFQQGIELSRYCAAKLDEAEKQITMLIQNEEGKLEEKEFNI from the coding sequence ATGAGTAAGAGTGTTAAAATTGAAAAGAGTTTTGAAGAGGCTATGGCAGAACTTGAACAAATTGTTGTGAAGCTTGAAAAGGGTGAGGCCACTTTGGAGGAATCCATCACCAGCTTTCAGCAGGGAATAGAACTGTCAAGATACTGTGCAGCAAAGCTGGATGAAGCTGAAAAGCAAATAACAATGCTGATTCAGAATGAAGAGGGTAAATTGGAAGAAAAAGAATTTAACATATAA
- the xseA gene encoding exodeoxyribonuclease VII large subunit, whose product MNRIYSVSDINNYIKQLISRDLILSDVSIRGEISNFKHHYTGHMYFTIKDENSLLKCVMFKSQAITLKFAPENGMKVIVSGYISVFERDGQYQLYASNMQPDGVGALHIAFEQLKEKLQLEGLFDPEKKKSIPMLPGSIGIVTSSTGAVIRDIINVTYRRNSKMKLVLYPVAVQGPQAAGQIAEAIKRLNEYNKVDVIIVARGGGSLEELWAFNEEIVARSIYASNIPVISAVGHETDFTICDFVADMRAPTPSAAAELAVPDIEVLLYKLESYKMRMKNALVKKVTTLQNQLQKINSRPFFTQPFDRVNQQRQTLDNLIKNLVRENQSIIKDKKSQFGILAGKLDALSPLKIMERGYSVVKNSQGNVVNSVGQVNVGDNVKILLNNGLAECDVKSVREGKIYE is encoded by the coding sequence ATGAATAGAATTTACTCGGTATCTGACATAAATAACTATATAAAGCAGTTGATATCAAGGGATTTAATATTATCGGATGTTTCAATTAGGGGTGAAATATCTAACTTTAAGCACCATTATACAGGGCATATGTATTTTACCATTAAAGATGAAAATAGCCTGTTAAAATGCGTTATGTTCAAGTCGCAGGCTATTACACTTAAGTTTGCCCCCGAAAATGGCATGAAGGTGATAGTATCAGGCTATATCTCTGTTTTTGAAAGAGACGGGCAGTATCAGCTGTACGCAAGTAATATGCAGCCGGATGGAGTAGGTGCTCTACATATTGCATTTGAACAGTTAAAAGAGAAACTGCAGCTAGAGGGGCTATTTGACCCCGAGAAAAAGAAAAGCATACCTATGTTGCCCGGAAGTATAGGTATTGTCACATCTTCAACAGGTGCAGTTATAAGGGATATTATAAATGTAACCTATAGAAGAAATAGTAAAATGAAACTGGTTTTGTATCCTGTAGCTGTTCAGGGACCACAAGCAGCAGGGCAGATAGCTGAAGCCATAAAGCGGCTAAATGAGTATAATAAGGTTGACGTAATTATTGTAGCCAGGGGCGGAGGCTCACTAGAGGAACTGTGGGCATTCAATGAGGAAATTGTTGCAAGAAGCATATATGCATCAAATATTCCTGTTATATCTGCCGTTGGACATGAAACAGATTTTACTATATGCGATTTCGTAGCGGATATGAGGGCGCCGACTCCTTCTGCAGCCGCTGAACTTGCAGTTCCTGATATAGAAGTTCTTTTATATAAGCTGGAAAGTTACAAAATGAGAATGAAAAATGCTCTTGTAAAAAAAGTCACAACATTGCAGAATCAACTGCAAAAAATAAACTCAAGACCTTTTTTTACACAGCCCTTTGACAGAGTAAATCAGCAAAGGCAAACATTGGATAATTTAATTAAAAATCTTGTAAGAGAGAATCAATCCATTATAAAAGATAAAAAATCACAGTTTGGAATCCTAGCAGGAAAGTTGGATGCCTTGAGCCCCTTGAAAATTATGGAGCGGGGGTACAGTGTTGTTAAAAATTCTCAGGGCAATGTTGTAAATAGTGTAGGGCAGGTTAATGTTGGAGATAATGTAAAAATATTACTAAATAACGGGTTAGCAGAGTGCGACGTTAAATCGGTAAGAGAGGGAAAAATATATGAGTAA
- the nusB gene encoding transcription antitermination factor NusB gives MGRRASRESAMKLLYQLEIQKTDRDDQINMALEDESLTENDREYIKGIVYGVYEKIPVLDSIIEKKATGWKINRLSKIDLSVLRIGIYEILYRDDIPFSVSVNEAVELAKKYSNEDAGAFVNGLLAKVSKNDIPQETPVSESDSE, from the coding sequence ATGGGACGCCGTGCATCCAGGGAATCTGCGATGAAGCTGTTGTATCAATTGGAAATACAGAAAACTGACAGAGACGATCAAATTAACATGGCCCTGGAAGACGAAAGTTTAACTGAAAACGATAGGGAATACATCAAAGGAATCGTTTATGGGGTATACGAAAAAATACCGGTATTAGATAGTATAATAGAAAAAAAGGCTACCGGATGGAAAATAAATCGTTTATCAAAAATAGATTTATCAGTTTTAAGAATAGGAATTTACGAGATATTGTACAGGGATGATATACCATTTAGTGTCTCTGTAAATGAGGCTGTAGAATTGGCTAAAAAGTATAGCAATGAGGATGCAGGAGCGTTTGTTAATGGCCTTTTGGCTAAGGTATCAAAGAATGATATACCTCAAGAAACGCCAGTAAGTGAAAGTGATTCTGAATAA
- a CDS encoding DUF2273 domain-containing protein codes for MDKQVLTEFYNQHKGEILGAAIGFVIAVVVLILGLLKALFVVLCVVFGFYVGKKLYQDKDYIKNLLDRILPPGTYR; via the coding sequence ATGGATAAACAGGTATTAACCGAATTTTACAATCAACACAAGGGCGAAATACTTGGTGCTGCAATTGGTTTTGTAATTGCAGTTGTCGTATTGATTCTTGGATTGTTAAAGGCATTATTTGTAGTGCTGTGTGTAGTATTTGGATTTTATGTTGGGAAAAAATTGTACCAGGACAAAGACTATATCAAAAATCTTTTAGACAGGATACTGCCTCCTGGTACATACAGATAG
- the amaP gene encoding alkaline shock response membrane anchor protein AmaP — protein MNIILRVLLAVYAFFLTIASMFAMLVTIKSDILSEAYTYLYNDVLAHRNPSIIMFIVSSIFFCLSLTFLLSGFKPEGDKKAIIKYNKNGDIRITLNSIENIALATSRKLNGIRDSKAFVTKVGEGVSITVKAIVLPDINIPLLSEDMQQKVKSAVEDCTGVQVDSVRVLVESIFTGYKSARVE, from the coding sequence ATGAACATAATTTTACGTGTACTATTAGCTGTATATGCATTTTTCCTGACAATAGCATCTATGTTTGCAATGCTTGTTACAATCAAGTCTGACATATTGTCGGAGGCTTATACATACTTATATAACGATGTGTTGGCGCATCGGAATCCGTCCATTATAATGTTCATTGTTTCTTCAATATTTTTCTGTTTGAGTTTGACATTCCTTCTTTCTGGTTTTAAGCCTGAAGGAGATAAAAAAGCTATAATTAAATACAATAAGAACGGCGATATCAGAATTACTTTAAACTCAATAGAGAACATTGCATTGGCTACATCCAGAAAGCTTAACGGGATTCGTGATTCCAAGGCATTTGTTACAAAAGTAGGCGAAGGTGTAAGCATTACTGTGAAAGCGATTGTTCTTCCTGACATAAATATTCCGCTCCTGTCTGAAGATATGCAGCAAAAAGTAAAATCAGCGGTTGAAGATTGCACGGGAGTGCAGGTAGATAGTGTCAGAGTTTTAGTGGAGAGCATTTTCACTGGTTACAAATCTGCTAGAGTTGAGTAA
- a CDS encoding Asp23/Gls24 family envelope stress response protein, which translates to MEENNIIDDYGSVKISEEVVAIIAGIAATDVPGVAGMSGGIAGGIAEILGRKNLSKGVKVEVGEKEAAIDLYIIVEYGARIPEVAWDIQDKVKNAVQEMTGLNVVEVNIHIQGVNFDKEIKKDPETK; encoded by the coding sequence ATGGAAGAGAATAATATAATCGACGACTATGGTTCTGTAAAAATATCTGAGGAAGTTGTTGCCATTATTGCGGGAATTGCTGCAACTGATGTTCCTGGGGTAGCGGGAATGAGTGGCGGTATAGCAGGAGGAATCGCTGAGATTCTGGGAAGAAAAAACCTTTCAAAAGGAGTAAAAGTAGAGGTTGGAGAAAAAGAGGCAGCTATAGATTTATATATAATTGTAGAATATGGTGCAAGAATACCTGAAGTGGCATGGGATATACAGGACAAGGTAAAAAACGCAGTTCAGGAAATGACTGGACTCAATGTTGTTGAGGTTAATATTCACATTCAGGGAGTTAACTTTGACAAAGAGATAAAAAAGGATCCTGAAACTAAGTAG
- a CDS encoding SpoIIIAH-like family protein: protein MNFLKRKQIIVLSLVLMLLVAGYLQYNYNKSSQYSEDDSAQIGDAVYVDNQDASDKENIDTAAAGDEEKTATASKEANTFFAQAKMDRDVTRDKDIETMKSIYQDDMASKDAKSKAYEKMMKIVETSQKETNIETLIKEKGFNDVVALFSDDGSVDVVVKAPAISKADWAKIADIVSRQGNVPFDKIVIKNMF from the coding sequence ATGAATTTTTTAAAAAGAAAACAAATAATTGTACTTTCCCTTGTACTTATGTTGTTAGTGGCAGGATATCTGCAGTATAACTACAACAAAAGCTCACAATACAGCGAAGATGACTCCGCTCAAATTGGCGATGCAGTATATGTAGATAATCAGGATGCATCTGATAAGGAAAATATCGACACTGCTGCTGCCGGGGATGAAGAGAAAACAGCTACCGCTTCAAAGGAAGCAAACACCTTTTTTGCTCAGGCAAAAATGGATAGGGATGTTACAAGAGACAAGGACATTGAAACAATGAAAAGTATTTATCAAGATGATATGGCCAGCAAAGATGCTAAATCCAAGGCATATGAAAAAATGATGAAAATAGTTGAAACGTCTCAGAAAGAAACAAATATTGAAACCCTTATAAAAGAAAAAGGTTTTAATGACGTAGTTGCATTATTTTCTGACGACGGAAGTGTAGATGTTGTTGTTAAAGCTCCTGCAATATCCAAGGCTGACTGGGCTAAAATAGCTGATATTGTTTCAAGACAGGGAAATGTTCCTTTTGATAAGATTGTAATCAAGAATATGTTTTAA
- a CDS encoding stage III sporulation protein AG: MYKFGKLIMDLKKRITADGSKKIIQNAVIVAIIGIILLIAGSVFFQGTPEKKEQVTPQPKNGTEAVETLNQKEGETKDKLEKSLEAILSQIKGAGKVSVMVTFYSGNESVPAYNTKNSTSDTQEKDKEGGTRSVKQSERENSIIFEESDGVKKPYITKELLPKVKGVVIVADGAGDAEVRSSLSKATEALFEVASHKIQVFERNKN; this comes from the coding sequence ATGTATAAATTTGGTAAGCTTATAATGGATTTGAAAAAAAGAATAACTGCCGACGGAAGCAAAAAGATTATTCAAAATGCCGTAATAGTTGCAATTATAGGAATAATTCTACTCATTGCAGGCAGCGTATTCTTCCAAGGAACACCTGAGAAAAAAGAGCAGGTTACTCCCCAGCCAAAAAACGGGACAGAGGCTGTGGAAACATTGAACCAGAAGGAAGGTGAAACAAAGGATAAACTGGAAAAAAGTCTGGAGGCTATCCTGTCTCAAATAAAGGGAGCAGGGAAGGTTAGTGTTATGGTGACTTTTTATTCCGGTAATGAATCTGTGCCGGCATATAACACCAAAAACAGTACAAGCGACACCCAGGAGAAAGACAAGGAAGGAGGTACAAGGTCAGTTAAACAGTCAGAAAGGGAAAATAGCATTATTTTCGAGGAAAGCGATGGTGTAAAAAAACCATACATAACAAAGGAACTGCTCCCAAAAGTAAAAGGAGTTGTCATAGTTGCAGACGGGGCCGGAGATGCAGAAGTCAGGAGCAGTCTTTCAAAGGCTACAGAAGCACTTTTTGAAGTAGCTTCTCACAAAATACAGGTATTTGAGAGAAATAAAAACTAA
- a CDS encoding stage III sporulation protein AF, giving the protein MLEFLKSWIINIVTITIILILFEIIMPSGKIKKVISLIAGFILLIAVINPFLALKNKNFDLGQNVISDSMYIDKNELEASSKLLKDKQMKQVSQVYKEKVINSIQEQALKVDGVSQAKADIEINEDYSSDKFGEITRVNLQVKRGKKKSDSVKIISVMPVEKVDISLPFIKGKKNNKTVEAPVDEESKKITEQLRQTINKSFEIKKDNIIVTVN; this is encoded by the coding sequence ATGCTTGAATTTTTAAAAAGCTGGATTATCAATATTGTAACAATTACTATCATTCTTATTTTATTTGAAATAATAATGCCTTCAGGAAAAATAAAAAAAGTAATAAGCCTTATAGCAGGGTTCATTTTGTTAATTGCAGTTATAAACCCTTTTTTAGCTCTTAAAAATAAGAATTTTGATCTCGGACAAAATGTAATATCAGATAGCATGTATATTGATAAAAATGAACTTGAAGCCAGCAGCAAACTGCTAAAGGACAAGCAGATGAAACAAGTATCTCAGGTATACAAGGAAAAGGTTATTAACAGTATCCAGGAGCAAGCCTTAAAGGTTGATGGAGTTTCCCAGGCAAAAGCAGATATTGAAATCAATGAGGATTACTCTTCAGATAAATTCGGAGAAATAACCAGAGTAAACCTGCAAGTAAAACGCGGTAAAAAGAAGTCGGACAGTGTAAAAATTATTTCAGTAATGCCTGTTGAAAAGGTAGATATTTCATTACCTTTTATAAAGGGAAAAAAGAATAATAAAACAGTTGAAGCTCCTGTAGATGAGGAGAGCAAAAAAATAACCGAGCAGTTAAGACAGACCATAAATAAATCCTTTGAAATAAAGAAAGACAATATTATTGTTACAGTAAATTAA
- the spoIIIAE gene encoding stage III sporulation protein AE has protein sequence MKLKKLVFAFLFLVTIFSPLCIHAETIQKNTESSAENEKILNDQLKDNSGISDNVRKYYSEDSQELFPDFDPGKFVSDAAKGDLKFSFTGVINRVIRYLLKEVFLNADILIKIIVLSIICAILKNLQSSFLSESVGEMAFFVCYIVLVSVLMVSFSTAMKMCMDIIDSMVSFMHSIIPLLITLLATSGSISSAGVFQPVLVMLIEIGATVIKNFFIPLIFLITILNIVNNISDKIQLTKLAGFMKQICTWGLGLILTIFIAIVSIQGSMGAVVDGVTSKTAKFALGTFIPVVGKYLADAAETVVGCTLVIKNASGLIAMIGILLICLAPLLKILAVVVLYKLACAFVEPISDKKITNCLNDMSGSLTYILGVTAAIAVMFLIAITIVISTTNMSAAIR, from the coding sequence ATGAAATTAAAAAAACTTGTATTTGCATTTTTATTTCTTGTAACTATTTTCTCCCCACTTTGCATACATGCAGAGACAATACAGAAAAATACAGAGAGTAGTGCCGAAAATGAAAAGATTCTAAATGATCAACTTAAGGATAACTCCGGCATAAGTGACAATGTAAGAAAGTACTACAGTGAAGATTCGCAAGAACTCTTTCCGGACTTTGACCCTGGGAAATTTGTTTCTGATGCGGCAAAAGGAGATTTGAAATTCAGTTTCACTGGAGTTATTAACAGAGTAATCAGATACTTGCTAAAAGAAGTATTTTTAAATGCGGATATATTGATAAAGATAATAGTTCTTTCTATTATTTGTGCTATATTAAAAAACCTGCAAAGTTCATTTTTAAGTGAAAGTGTGGGTGAAATGGCTTTTTTCGTGTGCTACATTGTATTGGTTTCAGTGCTGATGGTTAGTTTCAGTACGGCTATGAAAATGTGTATGGACATTATTGATAGTATGGTATCATTTATGCATTCAATAATACCGCTGCTAATAACACTTCTGGCAACATCAGGGAGTATATCTTCGGCGGGTGTTTTCCAACCTGTGTTGGTAATGCTGATTGAAATAGGTGCCACAGTAATTAAAAATTTTTTTATCCCGCTTATTTTTCTTATTACAATACTTAACATCGTAAATAATATTTCAGATAAGATTCAATTAACCAAACTTGCTGGCTTTATGAAACAAATCTGTACCTGGGGGCTAGGACTTATTCTTACAATATTTATAGCAATTGTATCAATACAGGGCTCAATGGGTGCAGTTGTAGACGGGGTGACAAGTAAAACAGCAAAGTTTGCACTGGGAACGTTTATCCCGGTAGTAGGAAAGTATCTGGCAGATGCAGCTGAAACAGTAGTAGGCTGTACATTGGTAATTAAAAATGCATCGGGACTCATTGCAATGATAGGAATCCTTTTAATATGTCTTGCGCCCCTTTTGAAGATTCTTGCAGTAGTTGTGTTGTACAAGCTGGCCTGTGCATTTGTAGAGCCTATATCAGATAAGAAGATTACAAATTGCCTTAATGATATGTCAGGCTCACTGACATATATATTAGGAGTAACGGCGGCAATAGCAGTTATGTTCCTAATAGCAATCACAATCGTAATAAGTACTACTAACATGTCTGCCGCAATAAGGTAG